The sequence AGGAAGTCGGTGACGTGCCGGTCCTCCACCCACGACTGGAGCGAGAGGGGGTGCTCCCAGGGGAAGGCGCCCTTGCCGCCGTAGGTGGTGACGACCGGGGCCTTGAGCCTCTCGGCCAGCGCGCGGAGCTTGCCGGAGGCGTCGGAGCGTACGACTCCGCCGCCCGCGACGATCGCCGGGCGCTCGGCCCGGGACAGCAGGTCGGCGGCGACCGCGATCAGTTCGGGGCGGGCGTGGAGTTCGCGCGGGGTGGCGTCGGGGGCCACGACGACGGGCAGCGCCGTCGCGGCGTCCAGGACGTCCTGCGGGATCTCGACCCAGACGGGGCCGTGCGGGGCCGTCAGCGCGGACTCCCAGGCGGCGGCGATCGCGGACGGGATCTGCGAGGCCGCGCGCACGGTGTGGACGGACTTCACCACGTCCCGGAACGACGCCTGCTGGTCGCGCAGTTCGTGCAGATGGCCGTGGCGCCCGCCGCCCAGACCCCGGACCGGGATCTGGCTGGAGACCGCGAGCACCGGCGCGGAGGCGGCCGCCGCCTCCTGGAGCGCGGCGAGCGAGGTCAGCGCGCCGGGCCCGGTCGACAGGAACAGCGGGGCGACCTCGCCGGTGATCCGCCCGTAGGCGTCGGCGGCGAAGCCCGCGTTGTTCTCGACGCGCAGGCCCACGTACTGGAGCGACGAGCGGCGCAGCGCGTCGAACAGGGCCAGCGCGTGCTGTCCGGGCAGCCCGAAGACGGTGGTCGCGCCGAGGCCCCGCAGGGTCTCGACGACGAGGTCGCCGCCGGTGCGGCCGGGTGGGGGGTTCAGCGCGGCCTCGATCTGCGCCGGGGTGAGCGCGGGCCGCTCGTCGTGGTCGTGACTCACTGCTGGCGGGCCTCCGCGATCTGGCGGGTCATGATCGTCGTCAGCTCGTAGGCGGTGTGCGAGGCGGCGACGGAGGTGATCTCCGCGTGATCGTACGCGGGGGCGACCTCGACCAGGTCGGCGGAGACCAGGTGGCAGGAGGACAGGCCGCGCACGATCTCAAGCAGCTCGCGGGAGGTGAGGCCGCCGGCCTCGGGGGTTCCGGTGCCGGGCGCGTGTGCCGGGTCCAGCACATCGATGTCGATGGAGATGTACAGCGGCCGGTCACCGATGCGCTGCCGCAGCTGGTCGGTGATCTCGTCGACGCCGCGCCGCATCACGTCGGCGGAGGTGACGATGCCGAAGCCCATCTTGGCGTCGTCGGTGAGGTCCTGCTTGCCGTAGAGCGGGCCGCGCGTGCCCACGTGGGAGAGCGCGGAGGTGTCGAGGATGCCCTCCTCGACGGCCCGGCGGAACGGGGTGCCGTGGGTGTAGGCGGCGCCGAAGTAGGTGTCCCAGGTGTCGAGGTGGGCGTCGAAGTGGAGCAGCGCGACCGGGCCGTGCTTCTTGGCGACGGAACGCAGCAGGGGCAGCGCGATGGTGTGGTCGCCGCCGAGGGTCATCAGGCGGGCGCCGGTGTCCAGCAGCGCGTCGGCCGCCGCCTCGACGGTCTCCACGGCCTCCTCGATGTTGAACGGGTTGGCCGCGATGTCCCCCGCGTCGGCGACCTGCGCCAGGGCGAACGGCGAGGCGTCCTGCGCCGGGTTGTAGGGGCGCAGCAGCCGCGAGGCCTCCCGGATCGCGTTGCCGCCGAAGCGGGCGCCGGGGCGGTAGGAGACACCCGAGTCGAACGGCACCCCGACGACGGCCACGTCCGCCGTGCCGACCTCGTCGAGGCGGGGCAGCCGGGCGAACGTCGCGGGCCCCGCGTACCGCGGGACGCGGGAGGAGTCGACGGGGCCGCGCGGCGTGTCGTTGCTGCTCATGGTGGGTCTGCCCTTTCCTACGGGGTGCGGGTGCCGGAGCGACGCTAGGCGGCCGCGGGGCCGGACTGAAGTGTACGTTTCGTCCACTCACCCACCGGAACGGATGAATCGCCGCGGTCCGCCCGGGGACGCTCAGGTGGAAACGGGCTCGGCGGGCGGGGCCGTTCCGGTGCCCGGCGCCGAGGCGGCGTCCGCACCCGGCGAACGCTCGAAGCGGGTGTGGCGCCAGCGGTAGAGGTTGCGCACGTAGATCACCACGAAGGCGAAGGAGAGGGCGATCATGCCCCATTGCTCCGTCGCCATCCCGTAGGCGACCCAGACCGTCTGACTGGCTATCCCGTAGGCCCAGCCGATCCGTGGGTTGATGCCGGCCACCCACAGGCCGATGATCGACACCGCTGCCGCCGCCCAGGACCACCATGCCGCGCTCATATCGATACCTCCGTGTCAACGTTCGGTCGGGCTGTGCGGAAGCGGACGGGCCGGCGCGGGGGAACGAGGCCGTTCCCGGCGGACGACGGGGATGACGACGGGGATAAGGCCCGGTTTCGGGGCATGCGGAAGTTCTCCCTCTGCGGTTACGGGGCCGCGGCCCGGGGCCGGCCGTTCGCGGGCAGGGCGAAGCGGCTCGGCCGGGCGGCGGGATGAAGAGGGCGTGGCGGATCCACGCCCGGCAGGCGGTTCGCCTTCGGGTGGTGCCGGTGTCGGGGGCCGCGTGGCCCTAGCGGATCAGGTGTCCCACTCGGTCAGCGGCGTTTCGAAGATGAGCGTCGTGCGGTCGGCGGGGAAGGGCAGATCGTTGACCTCCACCGCGCGGCCGGTGGTGGAGTAGGTGATTTTGCGGACCCGGATCACCGGGACCGAGGGAGGGATGTCCTGCAGGACCGCCTCCTCCTCCGTCGCCTGCGAGGCCGTCACGCGGTCCTCGATCCGGCCGACCTCGATCCCCAGCATGTGGAGCTGGTGCTGGGATCCGCCCGGCCAGGGCTCGTTGCCCGGGTCGAACAGGTCGGGGTTCTGCTTGGCGATCTCGTACGGGATGTACGAGACGCCCGTGACGGCACCGGCCCCCTTGCGGGGGTGGCGGACGCCGACGCGTCTCAGCACGCTCGCCCCGGGCTCGATGCCCAGGACCTCGGCGATGTCGGGCGGGCACTTGACCACGTCGACCGTCAGGGTGTCCCGGTGGGCGGAGGTCAGGGCCATCCCCGTGTCCATCTCCGAGACACCGGTCCCCCGGCGCTCGGCCTCGGACTTGAGGACGAGGTCCTTCTCCGCCTGATAACGCGTGTTCCGGCGGACCGTCTGCGGCGGCGGGACCCGCACCCACGTCTTGCCCCCGATGCGCCCCGACAACAGGCCGCGCTCCTTGAGCACCTGCACCGCGCGGGAGGCGGTGTTCGGGGCGACGCCGAACCGCTTCGCCAGTTCGGTGACCGTAGGAAGCTGATCACCGGGGGCCAGCTCGCCCGAGGTGATCTTCTCGCTGAGCGCTTCCGCCAGTTCGAGGTACTTCCCCACGTTCACCATGAGGGAAGCCTCTCACGGGCGACGCAGTTTGAAAAGGGCAACTCAAGTTGAAATCGCGATGCGTCTTGCGTTCAAACGGCCGTGCTCCGCATCACCCTGGACAGCCCCGTGACCGCCGGGTAGCTTTTAACCATGGCTGAGCAAGCGCTTAGCCATGCACCGGAAGACGTAGCAGCCGCAGCCGACCAGGGAGGCACCCCGTGCGCCGTACGGTATTCAACGAGGACCACGAGGCGTTCCGGGAGACCATCCGGGCCTTCATCGCGGCCGAGGTCGTGCCCGTGTACGACGAGTGGTTCGAGGCCGGGCAGGCGCCGCGCGAGTTCTACAAGCAGCTCGGTGAGCTGGGCGTCTTCGGGATCAACGTCGACGAGGAGTACGACGGGGCGGGCATCGACTCGCACAAGTACGAGGCCGTCATCTACGAGGAGACCGCCCGCGCGGGCGTGTCCTTCGGCGGGTCCGGGGTGCACACGCTGCTCGGTCTGCCGTACGTCAAGATGCTCGCCACCGACGAGCAGAAGAAGCGCTGGCTGCCGAAGTTCGTCACCGGCGAGGAGATGTGGGCCCTCGCGATGACCGAGCCGGGCACCGGGTCGGACGTGGCGGGCATGAAGACCACCGCCAAGCTCTCCGAGGACGGCACGCACTACGTCCTCAACGGCGCCAAGACGTTCATCACCGGCGGGGTGCACGCCGACCGCGTCATCGTCTGCGCCCGTACCTCCGCCCCGCGCGAGGACGACCGCCGCTTCGGCATCTCGCTGTTCGCCGTGGACACCAAGTCCGAGGGCTACTCCGTCGGCCGCAAGCTCGACAAGCTGGGCCTGAAGGTCTCCGACACCGCCGAGCTGGCGTTCGTCGACGTCAAGGTGCCCGCCGAGGACCTGCTCGGCGAGGAGAACAAGGGCTTCGGCTACCTCGGCACCAACCTGGCCTCCGAGCGCTGGGGCATCGCCTTCGGCGCGTACGCCCAGGCCGCCGCCGCCGTGCGGTTCGCCAAGGAGTACGTCCAGGAGCGCACCGTCTTCGGCAAGACCGTCGCCTCGTTCCAGAACACCAAGTTCGAGCTGGCCGCCTGCCAGGCCGAGGTGGACGCGGCCCAGGCCGTCGCCGACCGCGCGCTGGAGGCGCTGGACGCCGGTGAGCTGACCGCCGCCGAGGCCGCCTCCGCGAAGCTGTTCTGCACCGAGGTCGCGCACCGCGTGATCGACCGCTGCCTCCAGCTGCACGGCGGCTACGGCTTCATGAACGAGTACCCGATCGCCCGCCTCTACGCGGACAACCGCGTCAACCGCATCTACGGCGGCACCAGCGAGGTCATGAAGTCGATCATCGCCAAGTCCATGGGCCTGTAGGGACCGCCCGACTCCCATGAGCACCGCACTCGATTCCCTGCTCGATCTGCTCGACCTGGAGCGGATCGAGCAGGACATCTTCCGGGGCACCAGCCGTTCGGCGGTCGTGCCCCGGGTCTTCGGCGGACAGGTCGCGGCCCAGGCGCTCGTCGCCGCGGGCCGCACCGTCCCCGCCG is a genomic window of Streptomyces sp. NBC_00708 containing:
- a CDS encoding thiamine pyrophosphate-binding protein; its protein translation is MSHDHDERPALTPAQIEAALNPPPGRTGGDLVVETLRGLGATTVFGLPGQHALALFDALRRSSLQYVGLRVENNAGFAADAYGRITGEVAPLFLSTGPGALTSLAALQEAAAASAPVLAVSSQIPVRGLGGGRHGHLHELRDQQASFRDVVKSVHTVRAASQIPSAIAAAWESALTAPHGPVWVEIPQDVLDAATALPVVVAPDATPRELHARPELIAVAADLLSRAERPAIVAGGGVVRSDASGKLRALAERLKAPVVTTYGGKGAFPWEHPLSLQSWVEDRHVTDFLEDADVLLVVGSGLGELSSNYYTFAPRGRVIQIEADAGKLEANLPALGIHADARDALADLIDAVAPREDPAAADRVAGVLGRVRDRIAGQGRELEQNLLAAIRTALPDASPSFWDMTILGYWAWAAFDARRPNTMHSAQGAGGLGYAFPAALGAAVADPARPVLAVSGDGGAMYSVAELATARQYGLPVTWLIVDDGGYGILREYLTGAFGETTGTELARPDFTALAGSFGVPAVRTSPESLAADLAEAFGRPGPSVVVLPALLTMFEPTHL
- the speB gene encoding agmatinase, with the translated sequence MSSNDTPRGPVDSSRVPRYAGPATFARLPRLDEVGTADVAVVGVPFDSGVSYRPGARFGGNAIREASRLLRPYNPAQDASPFALAQVADAGDIAANPFNIEEAVETVEAAADALLDTGARLMTLGGDHTIALPLLRSVAKKHGPVALLHFDAHLDTWDTYFGAAYTHGTPFRRAVEEGILDTSALSHVGTRGPLYGKQDLTDDAKMGFGIVTSADVMRRGVDEITDQLRQRIGDRPLYISIDIDVLDPAHAPGTGTPEAGGLTSRELLEIVRGLSSCHLVSADLVEVAPAYDHAEITSVAASHTAYELTTIMTRQIAEARQQ
- a CDS encoding GntR family transcriptional regulator, with amino-acid sequence MVNVGKYLELAEALSEKITSGELAPGDQLPTVTELAKRFGVAPNTASRAVQVLKERGLLSGRIGGKTWVRVPPPQTVRRNTRYQAEKDLVLKSEAERRGTGVSEMDTGMALTSAHRDTLTVDVVKCPPDIAEVLGIEPGASVLRRVGVRHPRKGAGAVTGVSYIPYEIAKQNPDLFDPGNEPWPGGSQHQLHMLGIEVGRIEDRVTASQATEEEAVLQDIPPSVPVIRVRKITYSTTGRAVEVNDLPFPADRTTLIFETPLTEWDT
- a CDS encoding acyl-CoA dehydrogenase family protein — protein: MRRTVFNEDHEAFRETIRAFIAAEVVPVYDEWFEAGQAPREFYKQLGELGVFGINVDEEYDGAGIDSHKYEAVIYEETARAGVSFGGSGVHTLLGLPYVKMLATDEQKKRWLPKFVTGEEMWALAMTEPGTGSDVAGMKTTAKLSEDGTHYVLNGAKTFITGGVHADRVIVCARTSAPREDDRRFGISLFAVDTKSEGYSVGRKLDKLGLKVSDTAELAFVDVKVPAEDLLGEENKGFGYLGTNLASERWGIAFGAYAQAAAAVRFAKEYVQERTVFGKTVASFQNTKFELAACQAEVDAAQAVADRALEALDAGELTAAEAASAKLFCTEVAHRVIDRCLQLHGGYGFMNEYPIARLYADNRVNRIYGGTSEVMKSIIAKSMGL